A region of the Streptomyces sp. NBC_00442 genome:
CGCGAGCACCTGGACTTCTCGGAGCTGGACAAGATGCTGGGCGAGGCCGCCGAGCAGAACGGGCCCTCCCTGAAGAAGGACGAGCCGAAGGACGAGCCCAAGGCCGAGCCGAAGGACGGTAAGGGCGACGACAGCGACACCGAGGGCGAGTCCGGCAAGTGACCCTGCACGATGACGCGGTCCTCGTCCTGAAGGCGTACGAGGACCAGCCGGAGCTGCGCCAGGCCTACCTGGACCATCTCTCGCTGCACCCCGACGGGATGTGGAAGGCCTGTGAGGCGGGGCATCTGACGGCGAGCGCGCTCGTCATCGACCCCACGCACGGCCGTGTCCTGCTCACGCTGCACAAGAAGCTCGGCATGTGGCTCCAGATGGGCGGCCACTGCGAGCCGGGCGACGCCACGGTGGCGGCCGCCGCGCTGCGCGAGGCCGAGGAGGAGTCCGGGGTGGCCGGTCTCAGCCTGCTGCCCGGCGGTCCTGTGCGGCTCGACCGGCATCCGATCCCGGCGCCCTGCCACTGGCACCTGGACGTCCAGTACGCGGCGCTGGCCCCGCCCGGCGCCGTGGAGGCGATCAGCGACGAGTCGCTGGACCTGCGCTGGTTCGGCTACGACGAGGTGGCCGCGGTCGCCGACACGTCGGTGGTCCGGCTGGTCGAAGCGACGCGCGCGCGGTTGTAGCGGGAGGCGGCCAGGCTCCAACTGGCATACGGGTGAGGGGCGTTCGCCACGGCGAACGCCCCTCACCCATGTCCCGGACGTACCCATGTCCCGGACGTACCCATGTCCCGGACGTTACCGATGTCCCGGACGTTACCGATGTCCC
Encoded here:
- a CDS encoding NUDIX hydrolase, encoding MTLHDDAVLVLKAYEDQPELRQAYLDHLSLHPDGMWKACEAGHLTASALVIDPTHGRVLLTLHKKLGMWLQMGGHCEPGDATVAAAALREAEEESGVAGLSLLPGGPVRLDRHPIPAPCHWHLDVQYAALAPPGAVEAISDESLDLRWFGYDEVAAVADTSVVRLVEATRARL